In a genomic window of Dyadobacter fermentans DSM 18053:
- a CDS encoding xanthine dehydrogenase family protein molybdopterin-binding subunit, translated as MKIQPVVGKPVSRLEGKLKVTGAAQYAAEYDAPGLLYGYVVNATITKGRIVRVDTSKAMALEGVVEVLTHENRPDVAAMDIKYIDMDAPPGLVFKPLRDTDVKYNGQPVAMVIAEDFETARYASTLVHFDYEEEPFDTCLDHNLDKARDPGKGFATMLKPPPPAPTGNFEQAFQNSPFKVDSEFRHGSEHHNPMELFATTTVYESDGKLTIYDKTQGTVNNQLFVANVFGLPYKDVRVLAPFVGGAFGSGLRPQYQLYLCVMAALHLKRSVRLVLERKQMFPFVHRPQSYQRLRFAADANGSLTALNHSAVSETSQFEDYAEVVATWSHKLYPAPNTLFEYKLVPLDLYTPLDMRAPGGVTALHAIECTMDELAHEAGIDPLEFRLRNYAETDPTTGKPFTSKALRECYIKAAEKFGWKDRNPEPASMRRGNKLVGYGMATGAWDAYQFPARTEAVITKEGKLVVNSAVTDIGTGTLTVMTQIAADEMGMPLEDVTFRYGDSKKPFSMFQGGSSMTASTGVAIQAAIKALKKRLLKKAKRMDGSPFGSAGDDDVAFKDGRMFMRSRASTFVSFQEIVAAQGGKPIKATGTGVPHVLKLRKYTKMTHSAAFVEVEVDKDLKTITVTRAITAVAAGRIINPKTARSQIAGSMVWGVSKALHEETILDEKLGKYMNSNLGEYHIPVHADINELDVIFADEKDELINELGVKGVGEIGLVAMPAAIANAVFHATGRRIRELPIHFDKLL; from the coding sequence ATGAAAATACAACCCGTGGTAGGAAAGCCGGTAAGCAGGCTCGAAGGAAAACTGAAAGTGACCGGGGCCGCCCAATACGCGGCCGAGTATGACGCGCCGGGGCTGTTGTATGGCTACGTCGTCAATGCCACCATTACGAAAGGGCGGATCGTGCGCGTGGATACCAGCAAGGCAATGGCCTTGGAAGGCGTGGTGGAAGTGCTCACGCACGAAAACCGCCCGGATGTGGCGGCCATGGACATTAAGTACATTGATATGGATGCGCCGCCCGGATTGGTTTTCAAGCCTTTGCGTGACACCGATGTGAAGTACAACGGTCAGCCGGTAGCGATGGTAATTGCCGAGGATTTCGAAACCGCCCGGTACGCCTCGACGCTCGTGCATTTCGATTATGAAGAAGAGCCTTTCGACACTTGTCTCGACCACAATCTGGACAAAGCCCGCGACCCCGGTAAAGGTTTTGCAACCATGCTGAAACCACCTCCGCCAGCCCCGACCGGTAATTTTGAACAGGCGTTCCAGAATTCACCTTTCAAAGTCGATTCGGAATTCCGGCATGGCAGCGAGCACCATAATCCGATGGAATTGTTCGCGACCACCACCGTTTATGAAAGCGACGGGAAGCTTACGATTTATGATAAAACGCAGGGGACGGTGAATAATCAGCTGTTTGTGGCGAATGTATTCGGGCTGCCATACAAGGATGTGCGCGTGCTCGCTCCGTTCGTGGGCGGCGCATTCGGCTCGGGATTGCGGCCGCAATATCAGCTTTATCTGTGCGTAATGGCGGCATTGCACCTCAAACGGAGCGTTCGGCTGGTGTTGGAAAGAAAGCAAATGTTTCCATTCGTACACAGGCCGCAAAGCTATCAGCGGCTGCGCTTCGCGGCCGATGCGAACGGAAGCCTTACGGCATTGAACCATTCGGCCGTATCGGAAACGTCGCAGTTTGAGGACTACGCCGAAGTGGTGGCCACGTGGAGCCACAAACTTTACCCCGCACCGAACACGCTTTTTGAATACAAACTCGTCCCGCTGGACCTTTACACCCCGCTGGACATGCGCGCGCCCGGAGGTGTGACAGCCCTGCACGCTATCGAATGCACGATGGATGAGCTGGCGCACGAGGCGGGCATCGACCCGCTGGAATTCCGGCTAAGAAATTATGCCGAAACGGACCCTACCACCGGCAAGCCGTTTACCAGCAAGGCGCTGCGGGAATGTTATATCAAAGCCGCCGAAAAGTTCGGTTGGAAAGATCGCAATCCTGAGCCCGCAAGCATGAGGCGCGGTAACAAGCTGGTCGGCTACGGAATGGCTACCGGCGCCTGGGACGCCTACCAGTTTCCCGCACGGACGGAGGCCGTGATCACCAAAGAAGGCAAGCTCGTAGTGAACAGCGCCGTCACGGACATCGGGACCGGCACGCTCACCGTCATGACGCAGATCGCCGCCGATGAGATGGGAATGCCGCTGGAAGACGTCACATTCCGCTATGGAGATAGTAAAAAGCCGTTTTCCATGTTTCAGGGAGGCTCGTCCATGACCGCCTCCACCGGCGTGGCTATCCAGGCGGCGATAAAGGCTTTGAAGAAGCGGTTGTTAAAAAAGGCCAAGCGAATGGACGGCTCGCCGTTCGGCAGCGCGGGCGACGACGATGTGGCGTTTAAGGACGGCCGGATGTTCATGAGAAGCCGCGCTTCGACGTTCGTTTCGTTCCAGGAAATCGTAGCGGCGCAGGGCGGCAAGCCCATCAAGGCCACCGGAACCGGTGTTCCGCACGTTTTGAAATTGAGAAAATATACCAAAATGACCCATAGCGCGGCTTTTGTGGAAGTGGAGGTGGATAAAGACCTGAAAACGATCACCGTCACCCGGGCCATCACCGCCGTAGCCGCAGGCCGCATTATTAACCCAAAAACTGCGCGCAGCCAGATCGCCGGCTCGATGGTTTGGGGCGTTAGCAAAGCCTTGCACGAGGAGACAATCCTGGATGAAAAGCTGGGTAAATACATGAATTCCAATCTCGGCGAATACCACATTCCGGTGCATGCGGATATCAACGAACTCGACGTGATTTTTGCCGACGAAAAGGATGAGCTCATCAATGAGCTGGGGGTGAAGGGCGTGGGAGAAATAGGGCTGGTAGCAATGCCCGCCGCGATTGCGAACGCCGTGTTTCACGCCACGGGCAGGCGCATCCGCGAGCTGCCGATCCATTTTGACAAGCTTTTGTGA
- a CDS encoding FAD binding domain-containing protein: MNNFNYIRANSPSEASDQVLNADGAMLIAGGTNLVDLWKYNLLHPKLLVDINHLSECHSITELEDGGLRLGALVSNADTAYHPLVEERYPLLSKAILAGASAQIRNMATNGGNLLQRTRCYYFYDPDAPCNKRNPGSGCSAIEGYNRIHAILGASSACIAVFPSDMCVALAALGAVVQVVGKNGERSIPFTDFHRLPGDTPEVDNALQPGELITSIDLPGHGFARHYSYLKLRDRHSYAFALVSVATALDIEDGVIRDARIALGGVAHKPWRVADAEASLVGKEANEESFAAAADIILQGAQGFQYNQFKIELAKRAIIRNGMMALHPETQLPGAQPSA; encoded by the coding sequence GTGAATAACTTCAACTATATCCGGGCCAATAGCCCCTCAGAAGCGTCGGATCAGGTACTGAATGCTGATGGAGCGATGTTAATCGCGGGAGGCACTAATCTCGTCGACCTTTGGAAATACAATCTTTTACATCCGAAACTGCTGGTGGATATCAACCACCTTTCCGAATGCCACAGCATTACCGAACTTGAAGATGGCGGTTTGCGGCTCGGAGCGCTCGTTTCGAATGCGGACACAGCCTACCATCCGCTGGTGGAAGAGCGCTATCCGCTGTTGTCGAAGGCCATTCTGGCCGGGGCGTCCGCGCAAATCCGGAACATGGCCACCAATGGCGGTAATCTCCTGCAACGCACACGATGCTACTACTTTTATGATCCCGACGCGCCTTGCAACAAGCGGAATCCGGGCTCGGGTTGCTCGGCCATCGAGGGGTACAACCGCATTCATGCCATTCTCGGCGCGAGCAGCGCATGCATTGCCGTGTTTCCGTCGGATATGTGTGTCGCGCTTGCGGCGCTGGGGGCGGTTGTGCAGGTGGTTGGTAAAAATGGTGAACGCAGCATTCCATTTACCGATTTCCACCGGCTGCCCGGCGACACGCCGGAAGTCGACAATGCATTACAGCCCGGCGAACTGATCACGTCCATCGACCTGCCCGGCCACGGTTTTGCCCGTCATTATTCCTATCTCAAACTCCGCGACCGCCATTCGTATGCATTTGCATTGGTATCGGTAGCCACGGCGCTGGATATCGAAGATGGTGTGATCCGTGACGCGCGGATCGCGCTGGGAGGTGTGGCGCATAAGCCCTGGCGCGTAGCGGATGCGGAGGCTTCCCTGGTGGGTAAAGAGGCGAATGAAGAGAGCTTTGCGGCTGCGGCCGATATCATCCTGCAAGGAGCGCAGGGTTTTCAATACAATCAATTTAAAATAGAGTTGGCCAAAAGAGCCATTATCCGCAATGGAATGATGGCCCTGCATCCCGAAACGCAGCTTCCGGGAGCGCAGCCATCGGCATAA
- a CDS encoding (2Fe-2S)-binding protein produces MTNITLKVNRHQYSLDVLPWVSLLDALRDRLKLTGAKKGCDHGQCGACTVLCGGKRILSCMTLAVMKDGSEVTTIEGIANGDELHPLQKAFIEHDAFQCGYCTPGQICSAIGMLGEGKAHTRDEVKELMSGNLCRCGANVGIIDAIMEVREGGNRE; encoded by the coding sequence ATGACGAATATCACATTGAAAGTAAACCGGCACCAGTACTCGCTGGATGTCCTGCCCTGGGTATCGCTCCTGGACGCGCTGCGCGACCGTTTGAAACTCACCGGCGCGAAAAAAGGCTGCGATCACGGCCAATGCGGCGCCTGCACCGTGCTGTGCGGCGGAAAGCGGATACTAAGCTGCATGACGCTCGCCGTAATGAAAGACGGCTCCGAAGTAACCACCATCGAAGGCATTGCCAACGGCGACGAGCTGCATCCCCTGCAAAAAGCATTCATAGAGCATGACGCTTTTCAATGCGGATACTGCACGCCGGGGCAGATATGCAGCGCTATCGGAATGCTTGGCGAAGGGAAGGCCCACACCCGCGACGAGGTGAAAGAGCTCATGAGCGGAAACCTTTGCCGCTGCGGCGCCAATGTCGGCATTATCGATGCGATAATGGAAGTGCGGGAAGGAGGGAACCGTGAATAA
- a CDS encoding response regulator, with the protein MKQNPHPNAGKPAEAGIERLIFLAEDDHDDIYLFERALTGMKAGHSLSTFANGQEVLDELRKPGSRKPDIVFLDINMPVLTGLECLLHIRQHVSKVVPVFLFSTAQDRLTVEQARKLGATGYLSKPTSMEDLTNLLSNVLAIDWGTRSVNDFYVHLQLADT; encoded by the coding sequence ATGAAACAAAATCCACACCCTAATGCAGGCAAACCCGCCGAAGCTGGCATCGAAAGGCTGATTTTCCTGGCCGAAGACGACCACGACGATATCTACCTTTTCGAACGCGCGCTTACCGGCATGAAAGCGGGACACAGCCTCAGTACTTTCGCGAATGGCCAGGAGGTACTTGACGAACTGCGAAAACCGGGTTCGAGGAAGCCGGACATTGTTTTTCTCGACATTAATATGCCCGTTCTCACCGGATTGGAATGCCTGCTGCATATCCGGCAGCACGTTTCGAAAGTGGTTCCCGTGTTCCTTTTTTCGACCGCCCAGGACCGCCTCACGGTGGAGCAGGCCCGAAAGCTGGGCGCTACCGGGTATTTATCCAAACCGACATCGATGGAGGATTTGACCAACCTGCTTTCCAATGTGCTGGCGATCGACTGGGGCACGCGGTCGGTGAATGATTTTTACGTGCATTTGCAGCTGGCCGATACCTGA
- a CDS encoding ABC transporter permease produces the protein MFKNYLKIAFRNLSKHKVFSFINISGVSLGLTCFLLLALYVKDELAYDRFHEHADRIYRLNRTFLANDGTESLRLGHAAPPFGPLVKQDFPQVEQVVRMLETGALVTYGEKRFSEEQMFAAEANIFKVFTFKTDRGNPEKALENPFSIMFSRPMAEKYFGKEDPVGKVVRLDNQLDYTVTGVFEPLPPQSHFHPNFLVSFSSLNDDRVYGAEGLRSNWGNNSFSTFLLLPKNYDPQKLTAAFPAFQNKHIDANASKYSVLSLTKLTDIHLRSHLDSEIEGNGDIQYVYLFSAIAVFILLIACINYMNLATAKSATRAKEVGMRKVIGAVRAQLINQFLSESVVLVVISVALAFLAVALCLPLFNNFTQKQLAVSALLDPTFLLILLGITLFTGLAAGSYPAFFMTGFQPIAVLKGRIATALKNGALRQTLVVAQFAIAVALIISTTVIYNQMHFIQNYKLGYAKDQIVTFRMPDDSTTDVEAIRQRFKEHAGVREVGRSSRIPSGRLLDSWEAYVMKGDSMAPTEINIKSLSVDEDFIPTYQIQMAAGRNFSRQHPTDRTNGFIINSTAARLLGWKNPADAIGNRFGYGQMRGQIIGVTADYHFESLHQKVAPIVMFYQPGRLGRVSVHVAGGNIQQAVAHIGSVWKERFPDVPFQYYFLDERFGELYAREQTQQLLFGIFAGIAIFISCMGLLGLSMFMAELRTKEIGVRKVLGASVPGIVGLLSKDFLKPVLIAILIASPLAWYGMKNWLQDFAYHTDIQWWVFVLAGILSVAIALFTVSFQSIRAALMNPVKSLKSE, from the coding sequence ATGTTCAAAAATTATCTGAAAATAGCGTTCCGTAACCTTAGCAAGCACAAGGTTTTCAGTTTTATCAACATTTCCGGCGTATCGTTGGGCCTTACATGCTTCCTGCTCCTTGCCCTATACGTCAAGGATGAACTGGCTTACGACCGGTTTCACGAACATGCCGACCGCATTTACCGGCTCAACCGCACTTTTCTCGCTAACGATGGAACCGAATCCTTGCGGCTCGGCCATGCGGCGCCGCCTTTCGGACCGCTGGTAAAGCAGGATTTTCCGCAGGTAGAACAGGTGGTGCGCATGCTTGAAACGGGTGCATTGGTTACATACGGTGAAAAGCGTTTCTCGGAAGAGCAGATGTTTGCCGCCGAAGCCAATATTTTCAAAGTATTCACTTTTAAAACAGACCGCGGAAATCCGGAAAAGGCGCTGGAAAACCCATTTTCGATCATGTTTTCGCGGCCGATGGCGGAAAAGTATTTCGGCAAGGAAGATCCCGTTGGAAAGGTGGTCCGGCTGGATAATCAGCTCGATTACACGGTGACGGGCGTGTTTGAGCCGCTTCCCCCGCAGTCGCATTTTCATCCGAACTTCCTCGTTTCGTTCTCATCGCTCAACGACGACCGCGTGTACGGTGCCGAAGGGCTCCGCTCCAACTGGGGCAACAACTCTTTCTCGACATTCCTGCTTTTACCCAAAAATTACGATCCGCAAAAGCTCACCGCCGCATTTCCGGCGTTCCAGAACAAGCATATCGACGCGAATGCTTCGAAATACTCCGTGCTGAGCCTTACCAAACTGACCGACATTCACCTGCGCTCGCACCTGGATTCGGAAATCGAGGGTAATGGCGATATTCAGTATGTGTACCTCTTTTCGGCAATCGCCGTTTTCATTCTGCTGATCGCCTGCATTAATTATATGAACCTCGCAACAGCCAAATCGGCCACACGCGCCAAGGAAGTAGGAATGCGTAAGGTGATCGGCGCGGTGCGGGCACAGCTGATCAACCAGTTTCTGAGCGAGTCGGTGGTGCTGGTGGTGATATCGGTTGCTTTGGCATTCCTGGCCGTGGCGCTTTGCCTGCCATTGTTTAACAATTTTACCCAAAAGCAACTTGCTGTCTCGGCATTGCTCGATCCGACTTTCCTTTTAATCCTTTTGGGAATTACCCTGTTCACCGGTCTTGCGGCGGGCAGTTACCCTGCATTCTTCATGACAGGCTTTCAGCCGATCGCCGTTTTGAAGGGGAGGATCGCTACGGCACTGAAAAACGGCGCATTGCGGCAAACGCTCGTGGTGGCGCAGTTTGCCATTGCGGTGGCCCTGATCATCAGCACTACGGTGATTTATAATCAAATGCATTTCATTCAGAACTACAAGCTGGGCTATGCCAAAGACCAGATCGTCACATTCCGAATGCCGGATGATTCCACTACGGACGTGGAGGCGATCCGCCAGCGGTTCAAGGAGCATGCGGGCGTGCGGGAGGTAGGGCGTTCGTCGCGCATCCCGTCCGGGCGGCTGCTCGATTCGTGGGAGGCGTACGTGATGAAAGGCGATTCCATGGCGCCTACCGAGATCAATATCAAGTCGCTGTCGGTGGACGAAGATTTCATTCCCACTTACCAGATCCAGATGGCGGCAGGACGGAACTTCTCTCGCCAGCATCCGACCGACCGTACCAACGGCTTTATTATCAACTCCACCGCGGCGCGCCTGCTCGGCTGGAAAAACCCGGCCGACGCGATCGGCAACCGCTTCGGCTACGGCCAGATGAGGGGACAGATCATCGGCGTGACGGCCGATTATCATTTCGAATCGCTTCACCAGAAAGTGGCGCCGATTGTGATGTTCTATCAGCCGGGCCGGCTGGGACGGGTGTCGGTGCATGTGGCGGGCGGAAATATCCAGCAGGCCGTTGCGCACATCGGGTCGGTGTGGAAAGAGCGTTTCCCCGACGTACCGTTCCAATACTATTTCCTGGATGAGCGTTTTGGCGAGCTTTACGCCCGCGAGCAAACGCAGCAATTGCTGTTCGGTATTTTTGCAGGCATTGCCATTTTCATTTCCTGCATGGGCCTCCTCGGGCTCTCGATGTTCATGGCGGAATTGCGGACGAAGGAAATCGGCGTGCGCAAAGTGCTGGGCGCTTCGGTGCCGGGCATCGTAGGGTTGCTTTCAAAGGATTTTCTCAAACCCGTTCTCATTGCGATCCTGATCGCCTCCCCGCTGGCCTGGTACGGGATGAAAAACTGGTTGCAGGACTTTGCCTACCACACCGATATCCAATGGTGGGTATTCGTGCTGGCCGGAATCCTGTCCGTTGCGATTGCATTGTTTACGGTGAGTTTCCAAAGCATCCGCGCGGCGTTGATGAACCCGGTGAAAAGTTTGAAAAGCGAATAA
- a CDS encoding recombinase family protein has protein sequence MIKGYLPYGANSDFGQQLEAAGCHVVVAEEQMNGRPALDKLVSDLQEGDVLVICNAAHAGSQADFVQLLIRAGQQHAHLVSIAEDIDTLRDTLLFGIGAAH, from the coding sequence ATGATAAAGGGATACCTGCCTTACGGGGCAAATAGTGATTTTGGACAACAACTCGAAGCGGCCGGATGCCATGTGGTTGTGGCGGAAGAGCAAATGAATGGCAGGCCAGCGCTCGATAAACTGGTGTCGGATTTGCAGGAGGGCGACGTGCTCGTGATCTGCAATGCCGCCCACGCAGGCTCACAGGCCGATTTTGTACAACTGCTGATCCGCGCAGGCCAGCAACACGCCCATCTCGTTTCCATAGCGGAAGATATCGATACTCTGCGCGATACGCTGCTTTTCGGCATTGGGGCTGCCCATTGA
- a CDS encoding ThuA domain-containing protein: MAHSYKILIFLLALLGAGTVSAPVAAQKSPLRVLIVDGQNNHEHWPKITAMMKYYLEDTKKFTVDIQRTRYTWQGDKLVEAYPVKGGPETQALKQPKMDSTFHPVFANYDVVICNFGWNAAPWSAAAQQDFEKFMKNGGGLVVIHAANNSFPQWPAYNQMIGLGGWGDRTEKDGPYVYYDQNGKEVRDNQPGKAGSHGAQMEFKITVREPNHPITKGMPANWLHSRDELYDRLRGPAENMQILATAFSPKSNNGTDRHEPMLIALRYGKGRIFHMALGHADYSVECVGFITCLQRGSQWAATGKTNIPIPADFPTETETRQRKFAQ; this comes from the coding sequence ATGGCCCATAGTTACAAAATCCTCATTTTTCTGCTCGCATTGCTGGGTGCCGGCACTGTTTCAGCTCCGGTAGCTGCGCAAAAATCACCGCTTCGCGTGCTTATCGTCGACGGCCAGAACAACCACGAGCACTGGCCGAAGATCACCGCCATGATGAAGTACTATCTTGAAGACACTAAAAAATTCACCGTCGATATCCAGCGCACGCGCTACACCTGGCAGGGTGACAAGCTCGTGGAGGCCTATCCCGTGAAAGGCGGTCCCGAAACGCAGGCATTGAAGCAGCCCAAAATGGATTCCACTTTCCATCCCGTGTTTGCGAATTATGACGTGGTGATCTGCAATTTCGGATGGAATGCCGCACCGTGGTCGGCGGCGGCGCAGCAGGATTTTGAAAAATTTATGAAAAATGGCGGCGGACTGGTGGTCATTCATGCGGCCAATAACTCGTTTCCGCAATGGCCTGCCTACAACCAGATGATAGGCCTCGGCGGATGGGGCGACCGGACGGAAAAAGACGGCCCGTACGTTTACTATGACCAAAACGGCAAGGAGGTGCGCGATAACCAGCCTGGCAAGGCGGGTTCGCATGGCGCCCAGATGGAGTTTAAGATCACCGTGCGTGAACCGAACCATCCGATCACGAAAGGCATGCCTGCAAACTGGCTGCACAGCCGCGACGAACTGTACGACCGCCTGCGCGGTCCGGCAGAGAATATGCAGATCCTCGCCACCGCATTTTCCCCGAAGAGCAACAACGGCACCGACCGCCACGAGCCCATGCTGATCGCCCTTCGCTATGGTAAGGGCCGTATTTTCCACATGGCCCTCGGCCACGCCGACTATTCCGTAGAGTGCGTGGGCTTCATCACCTGCCTGCAACGCGGCAGCCAATGGGCCGCCACCGGAAAAACGAACATTCCGATCCCGGCCGATTTTCCGACCGAAACAGAAACCCGGCAGCGCAAATTTGCCCAATAG
- a CDS encoding cytochrome-c peroxidase, whose product MSVLPIKVLGKWVLMAGAGIAFLACGGERNTALKKEKEPVETIADLGALPLSAESPADNPTTVEKVGLGRLLFFDPILSGNKDVACATCHQPEFNYAEFLETSIGVNGVGRGQSRRFVDPNDIPFVKRNSQSVLNTAFNGIRNNEPYDPAQAPMFWDMRAKGLEQQALEPIKTLEEMRGNGFHETGIVEEVVTRVAKIPEYRRLFSEAFPGDPAPVSQLNLARAIAAYERTLIATNTRFDQYMRGDSNALSTGEKEGMNAFLVTGCAKCHSGPMFSDFKLHTLGVPDTENRKESDSGADQKYAFRTPTLRNLRFTAPYMHSGKFQTLDQVLMFYEDIAGGKLLNPNVKSGQVDPLATHMDVNFKDISRIVEFLNTLNDDSFDKTIPESVPSGLPVMGR is encoded by the coding sequence ATGTCAGTATTACCAATAAAAGTGCTTGGAAAGTGGGTTTTGATGGCCGGAGCGGGCATTGCCTTTCTGGCCTGCGGCGGAGAGCGGAATACGGCACTTAAAAAAGAGAAAGAACCCGTAGAAACGATTGCCGACCTGGGTGCATTGCCGCTGTCGGCGGAAAGCCCGGCCGATAATCCTACGACGGTGGAAAAGGTAGGGTTAGGGCGCTTGCTGTTTTTTGATCCGATACTCTCCGGAAATAAGGATGTGGCCTGCGCAACCTGCCATCAGCCGGAGTTCAACTATGCCGAATTTCTGGAAACGTCCATTGGCGTGAACGGCGTCGGTAGGGGGCAAAGCCGCCGGTTTGTCGACCCGAACGACATTCCCTTTGTGAAAAGAAATTCGCAGAGTGTGCTCAATACCGCCTTCAACGGCATTCGGAATAATGAACCGTACGATCCGGCACAGGCCCCGATGTTTTGGGACATGCGTGCCAAAGGCCTCGAACAGCAGGCGCTCGAACCGATTAAAACACTGGAAGAAATGCGGGGAAACGGCTTCCATGAAACCGGTATCGTGGAAGAAGTTGTAACGAGGGTCGCAAAGATTCCCGAATACCGCCGGCTGTTTTCGGAGGCATTTCCCGGCGATCCCGCGCCCGTCAGCCAGCTGAATCTCGCACGCGCCATCGCGGCCTATGAGCGCACGCTGATCGCCACCAACACGCGTTTCGATCAGTACATGCGGGGCGATAGCAATGCATTGTCCACCGGGGAGAAGGAGGGAATGAATGCTTTCCTGGTCACGGGTTGTGCCAAATGCCATTCCGGTCCGATGTTCTCGGATTTCAAACTGCATACCCTGGGCGTGCCCGATACCGAAAACAGGAAGGAAAGCGATTCCGGCGCCGATCAGAAATATGCATTCAGGACACCCACACTTCGCAACCTGCGCTTCACGGCGCCGTATATGCACAGCGGCAAGTTCCAGACGCTCGATCAGGTGCTGATGTTTTACGAAGACATAGCCGGAGGTAAGCTGCTCAATCCCAATGTGAAATCAGGGCAGGTAGATCCGCTCGCCACGCATATGGACGTTAATTTCAAGGACATTTCGCGGATCGTCGAGTTTTTGAACACACTCAACGACGACTCGTTCGATAAAACCATCCCCGAAAGCGTTCCAAGCGGATTGCCGGTAATGGGGCGTTAG
- a CDS encoding glycosyltransferase family 2 protein: protein MGSAPATSLIIATYNWAEALHCSLLSVLKQKTLPLEVIIADDGSDHRTRDLIARMQQIFPVPVIHVWHEDRGFRKSEILNRAVRQTSGTYIVQVDGDVVLHASFIQDHIAAAECGAFVRGTRARLNPARTEELLKSSEAEMRKTNFRFYSRGVDNRLNAVRLPVFRSLGQRREMKSRSVRGSNLAYWKDDFLRVNGYNNELSGWGHEDEELAARFINNNIIKKIVKLSAVQYHLHHDELPRSNEPFHREAVQQTLLTKVKKCLNGYENLL from the coding sequence ATGGGTTCTGCTCCGGCAACATCGCTTATTATCGCTACTTATAACTGGGCGGAAGCGCTGCATTGCAGCCTTTTGAGTGTATTGAAGCAAAAAACGCTGCCCCTGGAAGTGATCATCGCCGACGATGGCTCCGACCACCGGACGCGCGACCTCATCGCGCGCATGCAGCAAATATTTCCCGTGCCTGTCATCCATGTGTGGCACGAAGACCGGGGGTTCCGCAAGAGCGAAATCCTGAACAGGGCTGTTCGGCAGACTTCCGGCACTTACATAGTTCAGGTGGACGGCGATGTGGTGCTGCACGCCTCGTTCATTCAGGACCATATTGCCGCGGCCGAATGCGGCGCCTTCGTGCGCGGTACCCGCGCCAGGCTCAACCCTGCCAGAACCGAGGAGCTCCTTAAAAGTTCAGAGGCGGAAATGCGGAAGACAAACTTCCGGTTCTATTCCCGCGGAGTCGACAACCGCCTCAATGCGGTGCGGCTGCCGGTGTTCCGGTCGCTCGGGCAGCGCAGGGAAATGAAAAGCCGCAGTGTACGCGGCAGCAACCTGGCCTACTGGAAAGACGATTTTCTGCGTGTGAACGGCTACAACAACGAATTGAGCGGCTGGGGCCATGAGGACGAGGAGCTCGCGGCGCGGTTTATCAATAACAATATCATTAAAAAGATCGTGAAACTCAGCGCTGTGCAATACCACCTGCACCACGACGAGCTGCCCCGCTCCAACGAGCCGTTCCATCGCGAGGCCGTACAACAAACCCTGCTAACAAAAGTTAAAAAATGCCTGAATGGATATGAAAACCTTCTCTAA
- a CDS encoding glycosyltransferase family 2 protein encodes MKTFSKSSLIISTYNWPEALRLCLLSVKEQSVLPDEVIVADDGSTGATAELIEALRPAFPVRLIHVWQADEGFQLSKIRNKAIATSSCDYIIQIDGDLILHRHFIKDHLALSKRGTFVAGSRVLMNKELSEKTLHQQQPRVAPFQSGLGNFSNRFSISWLSRYMADRYKTQDIFALRGCNMAFWRDDLLRVNGYNEIFHAWGREDNEIAVRLLNAGLRKRAIKFGGVVFHIYHPEADRAGCPENEAYLTDARLQKTVFCSLGLHQYLHAAEPAQLVEKEFAL; translated from the coding sequence ATGAAAACCTTCTCTAAAAGCTCGCTCATTATTTCCACCTACAACTGGCCGGAAGCATTGCGGCTTTGCCTGCTTAGTGTTAAAGAGCAGTCGGTGCTGCCCGATGAAGTGATCGTCGCCGACGACGGCTCCACCGGCGCGACCGCGGAGCTCATCGAGGCATTGCGCCCCGCATTTCCCGTGCGGCTCATCCACGTGTGGCAGGCAGACGAAGGTTTCCAACTCTCCAAGATCCGGAACAAGGCCATCGCAACCAGTTCCTGCGACTACATTATCCAGATCGACGGGGACCTGATCCTGCACAGGCATTTCATCAAAGACCACCTTGCATTGAGCAAGCGCGGCACATTTGTGGCCGGCAGCAGGGTGCTGATGAACAAAGAGTTGTCAGAAAAAACACTACACCAACAGCAGCCACGGGTGGCGCCGTTCCAATCGGGGCTGGGGAATTTTTCCAACCGTTTCAGCATATCGTGGCTGAGCAGGTACATGGCCGACCGTTATAAAACGCAGGACATTTTCGCGCTGCGGGGCTGTAATATGGCATTCTGGCGCGACGATCTGCTGCGCGTAAACGGCTACAATGAAATTTTTCACGCCTGGGGCCGGGAGGATAATGAAATCGCGGTGCGGTTGCTGAATGCCGGATTGAGGAAACGGGCGATCAAATTCGGCGGCGTGGTGTTCCACATCTACCACCCCGAAGCCGACCGCGCCGGCTGCCCCGAAAACGAGGCATATCTCACCGACGCGCGATTGCAGAAAACGGTGTTTTGCAGCCTGGGCCTGCATCAATACCTGCATGCGGCCGAGCCGGCCCAACTGGTGGAAAAAGAGTTTGCGCTGTAA